The Mesotoga sp. UBA6090 genomic sequence TAACATATGGACACATAGATCTAGTCGAAAGGTGTAGCGAAATCTTCGACGAAGTTGTAGTGCTGGTCATGGAAAACGTTAATAAGAGACATTTCTTCAATCATGAAGAAAGAATCGGAATGGTTAGAAGGGGAGTGTCTCATTTAAGGAACGTTACGATCACAACCCATAGCGGTCTGCTCGTTGATTTTGCCAGAGAAAACGATGTTAAGGTAGTCATTCGTGGTCTTAGGGCTGTGTCTGACTTTGAGTTAGAACTTCAGATGGCCCACGCGAACAAAGCAATGCTTCCTGAACTTGAAACCCTCTTTCTCATGACTGAGACCACAAACTCCTTCATATCTTCGTCCATGGTTAGGGAGATTGCGGCGTTCGGCGGAGATATTTCGAAATGGGTTCCGCCCTGCGTACGTGAAGAGTTCAGAAAGAAACTCGGAAGATGACTTAACATCGTGGAAATTAATATCGGTTTAACTGAGTTATAATTTTCCTTGGAATTTAAGTGGAGGAGGACATAAAAGATGGCAAATATTACCAGCGATATGGTAAAGAAGCTCCGTGATGCCACTCAAGCAGGCATGATGGATTGCAAGAGAGCACTTGTCGAAACAGATGGTGATTTCGACCAGGCAAAGGATTACCTGAGAAAGAAGGGCATACTAAAGGCAGATAAGGTTTCGGGAAGAGAAACGGCCGAGGGACTCGTTTACTCTTATATTCATCACAATGGCAAGCTCGGTGTGCTACTTGAGCTTAACTGCGTAACAGACTTTGTGGCAAGAATGGAGGAATTCAAAGAACTTGCCCACAAGATAGCCCTTCAGCTGGCAGCGATGGGAGCACGATTCATCTCCCGCGAACACGTGCCTCAGGAGGTTATCGATAGAGAGAAGGAAATATATGCCGAACAGATGAAAGATAGCGGCAAGCCTGCAAACATAATCGAAAGAATCGTAGAAAGCAAGCTTGAAAGCTTCTATAAAGATAACTGCCTGCTAGAGCAGGGATACGTATTCGAGAATGAGAAAACGATCAACGATCTCCTTGTTGAGTTGATTGCCAAGACCGGCGAAAATATCAAGGTCAGCAGATTCGTCCGCTGGCAAGTTGGAGAGTCAGAAAACTGAGTTAGGAAGGTGAGCCGGATGCTCACCTTTTTTATTGGAGGTGCTTATGTATAGGAGAGTACTCTTGAAACTCAGCGGCGAGGTCTTGAGCGGAGAAGGTGCGAGAGGGTTTGATTCAGGCAGAACCGCCTTTCTTATTGAAGAGCTCCGACCTGCAGTTGAAAAGGGAATTCAGCTCGCGATAGTTATCGGAGCAGGAAACATAATAAGGGGACGCGAGCTTTCCGAAATGAGAAGCTCGCGAGCCGACGAACTAGGTATTCTTGGCACGATAATGAATTCACTCTACCTGAAGGAATCTCTCTGCATGAATGGGTTTGAAGCGATTGCGATTTCTTCGATTGCAGGAATTCCATCTCTTCTTGAGCACAGGTACGACACAATAGAAGACGCGCTCAACACGGGAAAGATTGTTGTATTTGGCGGGGGCACATACCTTCCGTTCTTCACAACTGACACTGCCGCAGCAGTAAGAGCGGTAGAAATCGGGGCTAACGTTCTAATTAAGGGCACAAAGGTTGACGGAGTGTATGATAATGACCCGAAAACCAATAAAGAAGCCAAAAGAATCGACAGAACAACATTTTCCGAAGCGATCGAGAGCAGGCTTAAAATCATGGATATAGAAGCCTTTTCGATCTGTCAGAGGTACGGCCTGCCAGTCAGAGTTATTGATTTCTTTAACAAGGGTAATCTATTCGATGCTATAATTGGCGGGAAAACAGGTA encodes the following:
- the coaD gene encoding pantetheine-phosphate adenylyltransferase, whose product is MKAVYPGSFDPITYGHIDLVERCSEIFDEVVVLVMENVNKRHFFNHEERIGMVRRGVSHLRNVTITTHSGLLVDFARENDVKVVIRGLRAVSDFELELQMAHANKAMLPELETLFLMTETTNSFISSSMVREIAAFGGDISKWVPPCVREEFRKKLGR
- the tsf gene encoding translation elongation factor Ts, with the protein product MANITSDMVKKLRDATQAGMMDCKRALVETDGDFDQAKDYLRKKGILKADKVSGRETAEGLVYSYIHHNGKLGVLLELNCVTDFVARMEEFKELAHKIALQLAAMGARFISREHVPQEVIDREKEIYAEQMKDSGKPANIIERIVESKLESFYKDNCLLEQGYVFENEKTINDLLVELIAKTGENIKVSRFVRWQVGESEN
- a CDS encoding uridine monophosphate kinase, which produces MYRRVLLKLSGEVLSGEGARGFDSGRTAFLIEELRPAVEKGIQLAIVIGAGNIIRGRELSEMRSSRADELGILGTIMNSLYLKESLCMNGFEAIAISSIAGIPSLLEHRYDTIEDALNTGKIVVFGGGTYLPFFTTDTAAAVRAVEIGANVLIKGTKVDGVYDNDPKTNKEAKRIDRTTFSEAIESRLKIMDIEAFSICQRYGLPVRVIDFFNKGNLFDAIIGGKTGTLVLPD